The Toxorhynchites rutilus septentrionalis strain SRP chromosome 1, ASM2978413v1, whole genome shotgun sequence genome contains the following window.
AATTgtgttttcctcttttttttatatatataatcttTGGGATAAGAGGATTTCGCCTGTGGAATTAtgctaaattccccaaaaattGTGTTAACATTTTAATTCGTGAAGCGGTAACGTTTATATCTAAGTTCAAGTCCCTGATAAAAAGCTTCATCAGTAGATAACGaacattctttaaaaaaaaccccGAAGCGACGATAAGAttgacaataaaataattcgttTACGGTACGGACAGTCTTTCAAATGCTTTCTCACTACTATCAGATTAATTTCGGTCCGGTCGCGGTCAAGTAACAACGTATACATTTTTCAGCATTGGAAAAAATCTTGCCTTTCTCAGAAGTAAATTGTGAAAAGCATGCCCACGACAACTGTTGCCCCGGTGCAATCACCTATCTCGCTTTGCCAGCGATCGACTAGTTTTAAGGATGGCGTACAGCCCCTGGAATATTTCGGCCACTGTGATGGGCAAGGCCGTGCCAAAATAGTCAACAATGGAGCGTCTGCCATGGTAGGTTCTATGGAAGCACACCCCCAACACAGCACGCGTACACCACCATTAACGCGTTTGTTTATTTGCCTTTTGAAGATAACATTTTCCGAGCGGCATTTCCAACCATTCATCATCGGTGGACCACTGGACAACAAGTACATTTTCGAGCAGCTGCACTTCCACTGGGGCGTCGAGGATGACTCCGGGTGTGAACACATCCTCGAAGGTAACACGTACTCGATGGAGGCTCACGCAGTGCACTACAACGCCAAGTATGGAAGCTTCCAGGAGGCGGTCGACAAACCGGATGGCCTAGCGGTGACCGGGTTTTTCGTGCATGCCTACGGTGATACGGATTGCAAGGAGTTCGAGAAAATCATCAATGGAATCAAGTACATCAAGATGCCTAATTCCGAAGCGGAAATTGATGCGGGTTTGTTCACTTTCCGGGAGATCAATGCTGGTTTCACAAAAAATCATCACTATTTTTTTTGTAGACTGCCTTTCGTGGATGGGATTGCAAGATCTTAGTAGGCATTACTATTCTTACAAGGTAAGAAATTTAACAACATATAAGTAGCATGACTATTAATCTGCACATGAATCCGCAATCGCAGGGATCACTGACCACACCACCATTCTACGAGAGTGTCACGTGGATAGTGTACAAGACACCCATCTACGTGTCCCGGGCACAAATCGCTGCATTCCGAGAGCTACAATCCTGCCCAAAGGACGCGAACAAGAAGATCGTGAACAACTATCGGGAAGTTCAAGTGCCTAAGGTTAGCCCGGAGGTTATCTTCGTGAGGAACAGTGGTCGCCTGCGCTCTAAACTGTGAACTGGGAAGTTCATcagatttttataatttgtatCATATTGATAAGTTGACTATTTGTAATGGACGAGAATTGTTGGGAAAATAAAGTGTAGATCGCCGGATTTTGTTGCATAaactcattattttttttttgttgtatgcAAAGTCGAATATTAGTGGTTGCCACGGTCGAGTCGCACATATCGTGTTGGGagatttgggttcgattcctgttTTGGTTGGAGGTACTTTCAACAACGAAACCTACCAACTAGTATTGGTACATTCTTGCTCACTCATCTATGAGGCCTAACgggtgtttaaaaaaaaaatgagaatttcttcACCGGtacaatgaacaaaaaaaattattaaaaaattattttgaattgtttcttataaaaaaaacataacggttgttcttcaaaaaaaacataggaggttgtgtccaagatacgaccacattgttgacgtagaactacgctgttattttatataagtcgcatgtttataccttcggatattattctataatgctgtgaaattttagtaataactgcttagtagaataatccatgaaatgtttttttcattatagaatcagttgacgataattgattgatgattctttcttgccctcgcaaaacaatacactagctgatcgtatgttgaaatttatttcgtgtcaatacattgaaaatttacctcgaacgctattccggtggccttttacgcaattgacatagactcggctacagtcgattatatacatgtcaCACCAGCAcaattattccatatctcatctctacatcaatatatctttggcaccgcatggaaacaacaacaatgacaacacttgtaagtatcaaatatcatgctacatgttatttagtattgcctcaaaggaatcgcacctctaagcATCgttcatacagagccatacattggtggcttgttACTACTAGGAATATACCGTGATACCGTTgagccgtggagttgccggcctagaatagcacttcgggtcttggtccctgtccctgtcgtatgaggcgacttatcgggtgacaacgcgagtaagggcgcggtaaagcctattggagattgcacgggggaaataccgtgtacaggagcaacacaaggagtgccaagcacatcaggatcgacgccagtaagatcctgattacgacatactggttacgacatggAAAATGGACACgttacggaaacgatttcaacacgacgctgaaggctgacagtcgtactatcctgttccctgagtaaggaagagtgacaccttcctgaaacggcgtgtgggctaatagtgcgattgcccccgtcccggtaataacttggcaagtcttcgggtacgttcgatgctcgtctaggctcaggcactaggtactaggcgtcagatgtcacattcctgacttgcgctgatctggctctgaacacggtccccatgaaggaccgtgtcaacccctgcatggcctcactgcttgcatagataaccatgggatcactgatagcgactatgtacaacgagcggagatagcggcccgaagttgggacccaacagacatgaataccttcgaacaattcaacagacgaaacgacgggaatgaagacacaccaacaggagaggcgagcgtgttcgcaaggagcggtaagctccagagatcaccaattcgcaaccagacagcCATAGCGAATCCTACAGGACACCAACAGgatccacaacaaggagagagtagcctgatacaagtgctaacgcataaagccaacaccaccacttctttagaagggctgc
Protein-coding sequences here:
- the LOC129775196 gene encoding carbonic anhydrase 2, with the protein product MPTTTVAPVQSPISLCQRSTSFKDGVQPLEYFGHCDGQGRAKIVNNGASAMITFSERHFQPFIIGGPLDNKYIFEQLHFHWGVEDDSGCEHILEGNTYSMEAHAVHYNAKYGSFQEAVDKPDGLAVTGFFVHAYGDTDCKEFEKIINGIKYIKMPNSEAEIDADCLSWMGLQDLSRHYYSYKGSLTTPPFYESVTWIVYKTPIYVSRAQIAAFRELQSCPKDANKKIVNNYREVQVPKVSPEVIFVRNSGRLRSKL